A stretch of DNA from Streptomyces venezuelae:
GCGGGGGGTGCGGGGTTCGGGGGCGGGCGTGGGCTGCGGCCCGCGGCCCGGGCCGGGAAGTCCGTCGCGCGGCGGATGCGGGTCGTCGGGGTGGTCGGGGTCGTCGGGGCCGGGATGCTGCTCGGGGTCGGGGTGCCGCCCGCTGCCGCCGATGCCATTCGGGACCGGCAGTGGGGGCTCACCGCGCTCCGCGCGGAAGAAGCCTGGGGCACCACCCGGGGCGAGGGCATCACCGTCGCCGTCCTCGACACCGGCGTCGACTCCGCCCACCCCGACCTCGACGGCCAGGTCCTCGCCGGCACCGACCTCGTCGGCCTCGGCGCGAACCGCGGCGACCGCAGCTGGGCCCGCCACGGCACCGCCATGGCCGGGATCATCGCCGGGCACGGCCACGGCACCGACCGCCGCGACGGCGTCCTCGGCGTCGCCCCGGCCGCGAAGATCCTCCCCATCCGCGTGATCCTCGAGGAGGGCGACCCGGCCCGCGCCAAGGCCCGCAGCAGCAAGGGCGGCGCCCTCGCCGAAGGCATCCGCTGGGCCGCCGATCACGGCGCCGACGTGATCAACCTCTCGCTCGGCGACGACAGCCGGTCCGCGCACCACGAAGCCGCCGAGGACGAGGCCGTCCAGTACGCCCTCGGCAAGGGCGTGGTCGTGGTCGCCTCCGCCGGCAACAGCGGCGAGAAGGGGAACCCCGTCTCCTACCCCGCCGCCTACCCCGGGGTGATCGCCGTGACCGCCGTCGACCGCAAGGGCCGCAAGGCCCGCTTCTCCACCCGCCACTGGTACGCCACCGTCAGCGCCCCCGGCGTGGACGTGGTCATCCCCGACCCCGACCGCAAGTACTACGAGGGCTGGGGCACCAGCGCCGCCGCCGCCTTCGTCTCCGGGGCCGTCGCCCTGCTCCGCTCCGCCCACCCCGACCTCTCCCCGGCCCAGGTCAAGCGGCTGCTCGAGGACACCGCCACGGACAGCCCCGGCGGGGGCCGCGACGACTCCCGCGGGCACGGCCTGGTCGACCCGGTCGCCGCCCTCCAGGCGGCCGACCGGATCGCCGCCGAACCCGCCCTGCCGGTCCCCGCCGCCCACCCCGCCCGGTACTTCGGCACCGGCCCGGCCCCCGTGCAGCCGCCCGCGCGCCCGGTCCGGGTGCTCGCCCCGGCCGCCGCGGTCGCCGGACTGGCCCTGCTCGGGCTGGCCGCCGTACTGGTCCGGCGCGGCCGGGCCCGACGTACCGGATAGGGTCGGGTAACTGTGGCGCAGAAGAACATCCCAGACCCCGGTTTCTCCGACGACGACGGCTCCGCCGATCCCCGGCTGAGCGCGGCCCTGGCCGCCTGGGCGGAGGACAGAACCAAGGAACCGGAGGTCCTGGCGGCGCTGCGCGACGCCCGCCTGCTGGTGCCGGTGGTCGCGATGCTCGGCGAGGTGGAGACCGACCCCGAGACCGGCCTGAAGCGCGAGAAGACCAGCGACATGGCCGTGCCGACCCTGACGGCGGGGGACCGGCGGGCCCTGCCCGCCTTCACCTCCATCGCCTCGCTGGCCCGGTGGGACCCGGCCGCCCGCCCGGTGGCGGTCCCGCTGCACCAGGCGCTGCGGGCGGCTGCCCACGAGAAGGCGGACACGGTGGTCCTCGACCTGGCCGGCCCGGTGCCCTACCAGCTGACCGGTCCGGCCCTGCTGGCGCTCGCCGAGGGCCGCGCGGACGCCGGCCCGCTCGCCGACCCGGCGGTCCGGGAGGCCGTACGGGCCGCCGTGGCGGCAGAGCCGACGGTGCTCCGCGCCCATCTGCTGCCCGGGGGTGCCTCGGCCGACGGCATCCTCGCTGTGGTCCTCGCCGACGGCACCGACCCGGCAGCGGGCGCCCGCCGGGTGGCGCAGGCACTGGCCGCCGACGAGACCCTGCGGGCCCGGCTGGTCCGCGGGCTGGAGCTGGCCCTGCTGCCGGCGGGCGCGCCCGTGCCTCCGGGGGAGCCGCTGTTCACCCGCTGATCCGGGGCCGCGGGCAGGGCCGGACAGGGCCGGGCAGGGCAGCAAAGAAGGGGGCGTACGCGATGCGTACGCCCCCTTCTGGCGCTCTGTGGCGCGACCACACCTCAACGTTTAGGGGTGGTCAGGCCCCGGCGGTCAGGCGTACACCGGCCCGGTGAACTTCTCGCCCGGCCCCTGGCCCGGCTCGTCCGGGACGAGGGAGGCCTCGCGGAAGGCCAGCTGGAGGGACTTCAGGCCGTCACGCAGCGGAGCGGCGTGGAAGGAGCTGATCTCGGTCGCGCTCGCCGTCACCAGGCCGGCCAGTGCCGTGATCAGCTTGCGCGCCTCGTCCAGGTCCTTGTGCTCGGAGTCCGGCTTGTCCAGGCCCAGGTTGACCGCCGCGGCGCTCAGCAGGTGGACCGCCACCGTGGTGATCACCTCGACGGCGGGCACGTCCGCGATGTCACGGGTCATGGCGTCGTAGTCGGGGGCGGCGGGGTCGGCCGGAGCGGCAGTGGGGGTCGCGTCAGTCATGCTCTTCACCATAAGCGGTGTCCGGGGCGGCCCCAGGATTGGTCTCCCCGGGACGTGGGTGCTAACCTTGTGTGACGACCGGCCGGAGACGTATGTCCCCGGCCCACAAGTGGAGGCTCCGAACTCCCACCTGACCGCCCTCCGGGGAGGCAGGTCATCCGGTCAGGTGGCATCCATCGTTCCGTACGGACGATGGAAAGCCACCCGAGTCTGCGCCCCGCGTCCGACGCGGCGGTGCTCCGGTTGTGTTCTGGAGCTGCTGCCTGTGTCCCGTCCGGGGCGTTTTTGCGTTCCGGATGAGGCCGGTCAGACGATACAGACGTCAAGCGGCTGTCTGCCGGACAGCCGTGAGGTGCAACCGAGGAGGATCCATCAGCACCGAGCCCCGCATCAACGACCGGATTCGCGTTCCCGAGGTGCGACTTGTCGGTCCCAGCGGCGAGCAGGTCGGGATTGTTCCGCTTGCCAAGGCCCTGGAGCTTGCCCAGGAGTACGACCTCGACCTGGTCGAGGTTGCGGCGTCCGCGAGGCCGCCGGTCTGCAAGCTCATGGACTACGGCAAGTTCAAGTACGAGTCGGCCATGAAGGCCCGTGAGGCGCGCAAGAACCAGGCGCACACGGTCATCAAGGAAATGAAGCTCCGGCCGAAGATCGACCCGCACGACTATGACACCAAGAAGGGTCACGTCGTTCGGTTCCTCAAGCAGGGCGACAAGGTCAAGATCACGATCATGTTCCGTGGTCGCGAGCAGTCCCGGCCGGAGCTCGGCTACCGACTGCTGCAGCGTCTGGCGGAGGATGTCCAGGACCTCGGTTTCGTTGAGTCGAACCCGAAGCAGGACGGCCGCAACATGATCATGGTCCTCGGTCCGCACAAGAAGAAGACCGAGGCGATGGCCGAGGCCCGCGAGGCGCAGGCTGCCCGCAAGGCCGAGCGCCAGGGCCAGGCCGCCACGGAGGAGGCACCCGAGGCGGAGGCTCCCGTCGAGGAAGCCGCCGCCGAGGAGAACGCCGAGGCCTGATACCGGGACAGCCCGTCTCGGATCAACCGACACAACTGACGCTCCCGTGCGCCGGTCCGGAAACGGATCGGCGGGGGCGCCACCGACGAGGAGATAACGGCGCTATGCCGAAGAACAAGACCCACAGCGGTTCCAAGAAGCGCTTCAAGATCACCGGCTCCGGCAAGGTGCTCCGTGAGCGCGCCGGCAAGCGCCACCTGCTCGAGCACAAGTCGTCCAAGCTGACGCGTCGCCTCACCGGCAACGCCGAGATGGCCCCGGGCGACGCCGCGAAGATCAAGAAGCTTCTCGGCAAGTGACGTTCCTCCGCTCCCCCTGCCGGGAGCGGAACGAAACGTCTGGACCGGGACCCAATCGATTTCGGGCCGTGTGAAGACAACCACGGCCCCGCTACAAGGAGTTAACAAGTGGCACGCGTCAAGCGGGCAGTAAACGCCCACAAGAAGCGCCGGGCGATCCTCGAGGCGGCCTCCGGCTACCGCGGTCAGCGTTCGCGCCTGTACCGCAAGGCCAAGGAGCAGGTCACCCACTCGCTGGTCTACAACTACAACGACCGCAAGAAGCGCAAGGGCGACTTCCGTCAGCTGTGGATCCAGCGCATCAACGCCGCTGCCCGCCAGAACGGCATGACGTACAACCGCCTCATCCAGGGTCTGAAGGCCGCCAACATCGAGGTGGACCGCAAGATCCTCGCGGAGCTGGCCGTCAACGACGCCAACGCGTTCGCCGCGCTGGTCGAGGTTGCCCAGAAGGCGCTCCCGGCCGACGTGAACGCCCCCAAGGCCGCTGCGTAAGGCCTGGCCGGCCGCGTAAGCAGTCGGCACCCTCGGACCCGCAGGCGATGCGCCTGCGGGTCCGAGTGCTTTCCCCGCACCGCCCACCGCCCGCACCGCCCGCGCCCCGTGCGCCCCGGACCCCGAGAGAGAACCGCAGAGACCATGGCCGACCTGGGTCACCACGAGCTGATCTCCCCCCGATCCCCGCGGGTGGCCGCCGCCCGGCGGCTGGCGCGGCGCAACTTCCGCACCAAGGAGCGCCGGTTCATCGCCGAGGGCCCGCAGGCCG
This window harbors:
- the mycP gene encoding type VII secretion-associated serine protease mycosin, which gives rise to MRVVGVVGVVGAGMLLGVGVPPAAADAIRDRQWGLTALRAEEAWGTTRGEGITVAVLDTGVDSAHPDLDGQVLAGTDLVGLGANRGDRSWARHGTAMAGIIAGHGHGTDRRDGVLGVAPAAKILPIRVILEEGDPARAKARSSKGGALAEGIRWAADHGADVINLSLGDDSRSAHHEAAEDEAVQYALGKGVVVVASAGNSGEKGNPVSYPAAYPGVIAVTAVDRKGRKARFSTRHWYATVSAPGVDVVIPDPDRKYYEGWGTSAAAAFVSGAVALLRSAHPDLSPAQVKRLLEDTATDSPGGGRDDSRGHGLVDPVAALQAADRIAAEPALPVPAAHPARYFGTGPAPVQPPARPVRVLAPAAAVAGLALLGLAAVLVRRGRARRTG
- a CDS encoding SseB family protein, producing the protein MAQKNIPDPGFSDDDGSADPRLSAALAAWAEDRTKEPEVLAALRDARLLVPVVAMLGEVETDPETGLKREKTSDMAVPTLTAGDRRALPAFTSIASLARWDPAARPVAVPLHQALRAAAHEKADTVVLDLAGPVPYQLTGPALLALAEGRADAGPLADPAVREAVRAAVAAEPTVLRAHLLPGGASADGILAVVLADGTDPAAGARRVAQALAADETLRARLVRGLELALLPAGAPVPPGEPLFTR
- a CDS encoding DUF1844 domain-containing protein; its protein translation is MTDATPTAAPADPAAPDYDAMTRDIADVPAVEVITTVAVHLLSAAAVNLGLDKPDSEHKDLDEARKLITALAGLVTASATEISSFHAAPLRDGLKSLQLAFREASLVPDEPGQGPGEKFTGPVYA
- the infC gene encoding translation initiation factor IF-3, with the translated sequence MRCNRGGSISTEPRINDRIRVPEVRLVGPSGEQVGIVPLAKALELAQEYDLDLVEVAASARPPVCKLMDYGKFKYESAMKAREARKNQAHTVIKEMKLRPKIDPHDYDTKKGHVVRFLKQGDKVKITIMFRGREQSRPELGYRLLQRLAEDVQDLGFVESNPKQDGRNMIMVLGPHKKKTEAMAEAREAQAARKAERQGQAATEEAPEAEAPVEEAAAEENAEA
- the rpmI gene encoding 50S ribosomal protein L35; translation: MPKNKTHSGSKKRFKITGSGKVLRERAGKRHLLEHKSSKLTRRLTGNAEMAPGDAAKIKKLLGK
- the rplT gene encoding 50S ribosomal protein L20; its protein translation is MARVKRAVNAHKKRRAILEAASGYRGQRSRLYRKAKEQVTHSLVYNYNDRKKRKGDFRQLWIQRINAAARQNGMTYNRLIQGLKAANIEVDRKILAELAVNDANAFAALVEVAQKALPADVNAPKAAA